The following proteins are encoded in a genomic region of Vibrio spartinae:
- the panC gene encoding pantoate--beta-alanine ligase, with product MQTYTDISALKAQIKQYKRDGHTIGFVPTMGNLHDGHLTLVRKAKAMADIVIVSVFVNPMQFDKAEDLTNYPRTLDEDLAKLTQEGVELVFTPSANSMYPEGLDNQTFVEVPGLSRILEGDSRPGHFRGVSTIVTKLFHIVQPDIACFGEKDYQQLALIRQMVIDLCFDIEVVGVPTIREADGLAMSSRNNLLTLDERQRAPVLARTMRWISSAIRGGRTDFDTIIEDAIDQLRAADLEPDEIFIRDARTLLPITETSKQAVILTSAFMGKVRLIDNQVVELAREGKEANKNTSEAENKESDS from the coding sequence ATGCAGACTTACACTGATATCTCAGCGCTCAAAGCGCAGATTAAACAGTACAAGCGTGATGGCCATACCATTGGGTTTGTCCCGACCATGGGGAATCTGCATGACGGTCATTTAACGCTGGTGCGTAAAGCCAAAGCAATGGCCGACATTGTCATTGTTAGTGTTTTCGTCAATCCGATGCAATTTGATAAAGCAGAAGATCTGACCAACTACCCACGAACGTTGGATGAAGATCTGGCCAAGTTGACTCAAGAAGGGGTCGAACTGGTTTTCACGCCTTCGGCCAACAGCATGTATCCGGAAGGATTGGATAACCAAACATTTGTCGAAGTCCCCGGACTCTCTCGTATATTGGAAGGGGATTCACGCCCCGGTCATTTTCGTGGTGTCTCCACCATTGTGACGAAACTATTTCATATCGTCCAACCGGATATAGCCTGTTTTGGTGAAAAAGATTACCAACAACTCGCACTCATCCGTCAGATGGTAATTGATCTCTGTTTTGATATTGAGGTCGTCGGTGTTCCGACCATTCGGGAAGCAGACGGTTTGGCGATGAGTTCACGCAATAATCTGCTGACGCTGGATGAACGTCAGCGCGCACCGGTTTTAGCCAGAACCATGCGCTGGATTAGTAGTGCGATTCGAGGCGGGCGGACGGATTTCGACACCATAATCGAAGATGCGATTGATCAACTCAGAGCCGCTGACTTGGAACCGGATGAAATCTTTATTCGCGATGCCCGTACGCTCCTGCCAATAACAGAGACCAGCAAACAGGCCGTGATTCTCACGTCAGCCTTTATGGGCAAAGTCCGCCTGATTGATAATCAGGTTGTCGAGCTCGCCCGGGAAGGCAAAGAGGCGAATAAGAATACCAGCGAAGCAGAGAACAAAGAGAGCGATAGCTAA
- the gluQRS gene encoding tRNA glutamyl-Q(34) synthetase GluQRS has protein sequence MSNYIGRFAPSPSGPLHFGSLVAALGSYFQARAMHGEWLVRIEDLDPPREMPGAADLILKTLEAYGLHWDRTVWYQSRRHRAYQAQIDEWLAQGQAYYCRCTRKQIKAYGGYYNGACRHRHLLPQPGYAVRLWVETPITQFDDEKHGKIEIPLALAQEDFTIKRRDGLFAYNLAVVLDDIDQGITQVVRGADLIEPTGRQISLYQQLGHPPVSYLHLPLAVDRSGHKLSKQNHAPAIDRQNPRPTLIQAMKFLGFQLPVDIEAAELSEIVAWGCQNWHIHQLPETLEITR, from the coding sequence ATGAGTAATTATATCGGGCGCTTTGCCCCTTCGCCTTCCGGACCATTGCATTTTGGCTCCCTTGTCGCTGCATTAGGCAGCTATTTTCAGGCTCGCGCCATGCACGGAGAATGGTTGGTCAGGATTGAAGACCTCGACCCACCACGGGAAATGCCCGGTGCTGCGGATCTCATCCTGAAAACCCTCGAAGCCTATGGGCTTCACTGGGACCGAACGGTCTGGTATCAAAGTCGTCGTCATCGAGCTTATCAGGCGCAGATTGATGAGTGGCTTGCTCAAGGTCAGGCATACTATTGTCGTTGTACCCGTAAACAAATAAAAGCTTACGGGGGCTATTACAACGGCGCCTGCCGTCATCGCCACCTGCTCCCACAGCCCGGATATGCCGTCCGCTTATGGGTGGAGACGCCAATAACTCAGTTTGACGATGAAAAACATGGCAAAATTGAGATCCCGCTAGCATTAGCGCAAGAAGATTTTACGATTAAACGCCGGGATGGTCTGTTTGCGTACAATCTGGCAGTGGTACTCGATGATATTGACCAAGGCATTACACAAGTTGTTCGCGGTGCAGATTTGATTGAGCCGACCGGACGCCAGATCAGCCTTTATCAACAATTGGGCCATCCTCCGGTCAGTTACCTTCATTTACCACTCGCCGTTGATCGCAGCGGCCATAAACTCTCGAAGCAAAATCATGCCCCAGCGATTGATCGGCAAAACCCACGGCCAACCCTGATTCAAGCCATGAAATTTCTCGGCTTTCAGCTCCCCGTCGATATTGAGGCAGCAGAACTGTCGGAAATTGTTGCTTGGGGCTGCCAAAACTGGCATATTCATCAACTCCCAGAGACGCTTGAAATCACACGATGA
- the panB gene encoding 3-methyl-2-oxobutanoate hydroxymethyltransferase, which yields MKKITINHLMRWKQEGRKFASVTAYDASFAQLFESQNMPVLLVGDSLGMVLQGRTDTLPVTIEDMTYHTRCVKAGSPNSLLMADMPFMSYATPVQACENAAKLMQAGANMVKIEGGHWLVDTVKMLTERAVPVCAHLGLTPQSVNIFGGYKIQGREEQQAEQMLHDALALQEAGAQIVLLECVPSKLAAQITQALEIPVIGIGAGADTDGQVLVMHDMLGISANYMPKFSKNFLAETGDILQAVAKYMEDVEHGIFPDEEHTIA from the coding sequence ATGAAAAAAATTACGATCAATCATTTGATGCGCTGGAAACAAGAAGGCCGTAAATTTGCGTCCGTAACCGCTTACGATGCCAGTTTCGCGCAACTTTTTGAAAGCCAGAATATGCCCGTATTACTGGTCGGTGATTCTCTGGGAATGGTTCTGCAAGGCCGGACAGATACGCTGCCCGTGACGATTGAAGACATGACCTACCATACACGATGTGTCAAAGCAGGTAGCCCCAATTCACTCTTGATGGCTGATATGCCATTTATGAGTTACGCGACGCCAGTCCAAGCGTGTGAAAATGCTGCTAAACTTATGCAGGCTGGTGCAAACATGGTCAAAATTGAAGGTGGTCATTGGCTGGTAGACACCGTCAAAATGCTGACTGAACGGGCGGTTCCTGTGTGTGCACATTTAGGTCTGACGCCACAGTCGGTGAATATCTTCGGCGGTTATAAAATACAAGGACGAGAAGAACAGCAAGCCGAACAGATGTTACATGATGCATTGGCATTGCAAGAGGCCGGTGCACAAATCGTGTTGCTAGAGTGTGTCCCTAGCAAGTTAGCCGCTCAGATTACCCAAGCGCTTGAGATTCCGGTCATCGGGATCGGTGCCGGTGCTGATACCGATGGTCAGGTACTGGTCATGCACGATATGCTTGGAATTTCGGCCAACTACATGCCTAAGTTCTCAAAAAACTTTTTAGCGGAAACTGGCGATATCCTTCAAGCCGTCGCCAAATACATGGAAGATGTGGAACATGGTATTTTTCCTGATGAAGAACACACCATTGCCTAA
- a CDS encoding pentapeptide repeat-containing protein has product MWNMVFFLMKNTPLPNAVLPNAVLPNAILTNAALTNTKLSGQRLPKASLSQGANHADLH; this is encoded by the coding sequence ATGTGGAACATGGTATTTTTCCTGATGAAGAACACACCATTGCCTAATGCAGTATTGCCTAATGCAGTATTACCGAATGCAATATTAACGAATGCAGCATTGACTAATACAAAGTTATCAGGCCAGAGATTGCCTAAAGCCTCATTGTCGCAAGGAGCAAATCATGCAGACTTACACTGA
- the pcnB gene encoding polynucleotide adenylyltransferase PcnB, whose amino-acid sequence MLMNKNDITEQAHRVYPDLTLNILTRQEHKISRKQISESALKVLYRLQSSGYHAYLVGGGVRDLLLGESPKDFDITTNATPEQVRKLFRNCRLIGRRFRLAHVMFGREIVEVATFRGHHQENDRQKSSQSEAGMLLRDNVYGTIDEDAERRDFTINAMYYNIADYTIHDYAGGIEDIEDRLIRLIGDPQTRYREDPVRMLRAIRFAVKLDFDIEEETAAPIEALSPLLQDIPSARLYEESLKMLQTGYGLETYHQMRHYNLFQQLFPMISAYFTEDHSSPTEKMLDLSLDSTDQRIEEGKRINPAFMFAAILWYPMIHLAETFMESKNLCYYDAVMEAGNKILDQLVKTIAIPRRHTATIRDIWQLQLRFPRRHGKRAFRLLDINKFRAGFDFLTMRGIVEGGETQELAQWWETFQNAGKNMRQAMVNDIGRINSKKAKARQRQTGQQKNSQDVP is encoded by the coding sequence ATGCTCATGAATAAAAACGATATTACAGAACAAGCTCATCGCGTTTATCCGGATTTGACGCTAAATATCCTCACGCGACAAGAGCATAAAATCTCTCGCAAACAAATCAGCGAGAGCGCACTCAAAGTGCTTTACCGACTGCAAAGTTCAGGCTATCACGCCTATCTTGTCGGTGGCGGCGTCCGTGATCTTTTACTGGGGGAATCCCCGAAAGATTTCGACATTACAACCAATGCGACACCTGAACAGGTTCGTAAGCTGTTTCGCAACTGCCGTTTGATTGGCCGACGTTTTCGCCTTGCCCATGTGATGTTCGGGCGTGAAATTGTCGAGGTCGCCACATTCCGTGGTCATCATCAGGAAAACGACCGTCAGAAATCGAGTCAGTCGGAAGCCGGAATGCTGCTCCGAGACAACGTTTACGGCACAATCGACGAAGATGCTGAACGGCGTGATTTCACCATCAATGCCATGTATTACAACATTGCTGATTATACGATTCATGATTACGCCGGTGGCATTGAAGATATCGAAGACCGACTGATCCGTTTGATTGGCGATCCGCAAACCCGTTACCGCGAAGATCCGGTACGAATGTTGAGAGCGATCCGCTTTGCGGTCAAACTTGATTTCGATATCGAAGAAGAAACAGCCGCCCCCATCGAAGCACTGTCACCCTTATTACAAGACATTCCTTCGGCACGACTCTATGAAGAGTCGCTGAAAATGCTGCAAACTGGATATGGTCTGGAAACATACCATCAAATGCGGCATTACAACTTGTTCCAGCAACTGTTCCCGATGATCTCCGCCTACTTTACCGAGGATCACAGTTCACCGACGGAAAAGATGCTCGATCTGTCACTCGATTCGACCGACCAAAGAATCGAGGAAGGGAAACGAATCAATCCGGCATTTATGTTTGCGGCGATTCTCTGGTATCCGATGATTCATTTGGCCGAAACATTTATGGAATCCAAAAACCTCTGTTACTACGATGCCGTGATGGAAGCGGGTAACAAAATATTGGATCAGTTGGTCAAAACGATCGCGATCCCAAGACGTCATACCGCAACCATTCGTGATATCTGGCAACTACAACTGCGTTTCCCGCGCCGCCATGGTAAACGGGCTTTCCGTTTACTGGATATCAATAAATTCCGTGCCGGTTTCGACTTCTTAACCATGAGAGGTATCGTCGAAGGGGGGGAAACGCAAGAACTCGCCCAGTGGTGGGAAACCTTCCAAAATGCCGGGAAAAATATGCGTCAGGCGATGGTGAATGACATCGGCCGAATCAATTCCAAAAAGGCGAAGGCACGCCAACGCCAAACGGGACAGCAAAAAAATAGCCAGGATGTGCCATGA
- the folK gene encoding 2-amino-4-hydroxy-6-hydroxymethyldihydropteridine diphosphokinase, giving the protein MITVYIAIGSNMAQPDQQALQAIQALQHLPESEFIQASQLYSSTPMGPTDQPDYINAVVEIKTHLKPLDLLDHTQAIEQDQGRVRKEQRWGPRTLDLDILLYGHTVINSERLVVPHYGMKEREFVLYPLAEIAPHLILPDGTELNQLLQQVDQNGLTIWHSPADVS; this is encoded by the coding sequence ATGATCACAGTTTATATTGCGATCGGAAGTAATATGGCACAACCGGACCAACAAGCCCTGCAAGCGATTCAGGCCTTACAGCATCTGCCTGAATCGGAATTTATTCAAGCATCTCAGCTATATAGCAGTACGCCCATGGGGCCAACGGATCAACCGGACTATATCAATGCTGTCGTTGAGATCAAAACGCATTTAAAACCACTTGATTTATTAGATCATACACAAGCCATTGAACAGGATCAGGGACGGGTGCGAAAAGAGCAACGTTGGGGGCCGAGAACCTTAGATCTTGATATTCTTTTATATGGTCATACCGTCATCAATTCTGAACGACTGGTGGTTCCCCACTATGGCATGAAAGAACGAGAATTCGTGTTATACCCGCTTGCTGAGATCGCACCTCACTTAATTCTCCCAGATGGGACTGAGCTGAATCAACTCCTCCAACAAGTTGATCAAAATGGACTCACGATTTGGCACTCACCTGCCGATGTCTCGTAA
- a CDS encoding IclR family transcriptional regulator, translating to MQSVHKTFEVLETVAVASDGMSLDALCKVIPYPKTTVHRICKCLCQCGYLRQAENGKYYLTTKMITLGYSVIHHDAFVTEAAPYMAALAERTGFTVNLQRRDFDKVILLKKEEPKNSVFHTNAHAGLASSLLHSACGKVVLSYFSPDEQQKCWESHQHDLASFRHFGQAEIHTDHDFYRELALIRQQGFAVDGEGNESGITCIAVPLETDQLVNYAISVSGLTPEIHRFGQTQLVERLRDVVGTLGGKIR from the coding sequence ATGCAATCCGTACATAAAACCTTTGAAGTCCTGGAGACTGTTGCTGTCGCTTCGGATGGGATGAGCCTTGATGCTTTGTGCAAGGTGATACCATATCCGAAAACGACGGTACACAGAATCTGTAAATGCCTGTGTCAGTGTGGTTATCTCCGTCAGGCAGAGAATGGAAAATACTATCTGACGACGAAGATGATCACCTTAGGTTATTCGGTGATCCATCATGATGCGTTTGTCACGGAAGCCGCCCCCTATATGGCAGCACTTGCTGAGCGAACTGGATTTACGGTCAATTTACAACGGCGTGATTTTGATAAAGTGATTCTGTTGAAAAAAGAAGAACCTAAGAATTCGGTCTTTCATACCAATGCTCATGCCGGATTGGCTTCATCGCTGTTGCATTCCGCTTGCGGTAAAGTGGTTTTATCCTATTTCTCCCCGGATGAACAACAGAAGTGCTGGGAGAGTCATCAGCATGATTTGGCGAGTTTTCGCCATTTCGGTCAGGCAGAAATCCATACAGATCATGATTTTTACCGAGAGCTGGCACTCATCAGACAACAAGGATTTGCGGTTGACGGGGAAGGCAATGAATCCGGGATTACTTGTATTGCTGTACCACTGGAAACCGATCAGCTTGTCAACTATGCCATCAGTGTCTCGGGGCTGACACCGGAAATTCATCGGTTTGGGCAGACGCAATTAGTTGAGCGACTCCGAGACGTGGTTGGCACGCTGGGAGGCAAAATACGTTAG